The genomic segment CTAGAATGATATGTGCACCAGGTCCACGGTCAAAAATGTCACCCAAGATATGCAGTTGGTCAATGGCCAATCGTTGAATGACATTACAGATGGCAACAATAAAATCGTCGGCACGCCCGGTAGATATAATGGTATCTACAATTACAGCCACGTAAGCAGCTTTATCTTGATCCTCTGTACGTTCATGAAGTAGTTCTTCAATGATGTATGAGAATTCTTCGGGCAGGTTCTTTCGAACTTTTGAACGAGTGTACTTGCTTGAAACGTCGCGACATACGCGTACCAATTGATGTATGGTGATACGATACCAATCATCTAGCTCTTCTTCTCCGGCTTTAATGAGCTCAAGCTTTTGTTCGGGATAGTAAATCAGAGTACATAGTTCTTTCTTTTCGCTTTCGCGAATTGTATTGCCGAAAATCTCGGAAACCTTGCGCTTAATATTGCCAGAAGCATTTTTCAGAATATGAATGAATGCTTCGTGCTCTCCGTGTAAATCGGCAAGAAAATGCTCTGTCCCTTTGGGCAGATTCTGAATTGCCTCCAAATTGATTATCTCACTAGCTGCATCAGCAATGGTGGGATAGGTGTTTGATAGCAGATGTAGGTATCGTATATCAGTTTTCATCATCATTGATAATCTGTCATAACTCGTCGCTTGTATATCCTACAGGAAGTGGACGGCAGTTGTATTGAGATGCCATTATTTCGCCATAGGCACCAGCGCTGCGTATTGCAATGAAATCACCTCTTTTGGTGCTATTTAAATCTACTTGTTTGGCAAAGACATCGCTTGATTCACATATTGGACCTACAACATCGTATGTTTCAAAAGGCTCTTCACTAGAGATGTTCTCTATTTTGTGATAAGCTTGATATAGGGCCGGTCTTATCAGGTCGGTCATGCCTGCATCTACAATGCAAAACTTCTTGGCGGCACCATTCTTAATATATAATGTGCGAGTTATCAATGACCCCATCTGGGCTACCACTGCTCGTCCCAATTCAAAATGTAGAGTTTGTCCTGGGCGTAATTTCAGACGTTTTGCATAGGTGTCAAAGTATGCCTTGAAGTCTGGAATGGGTATACGATTGGGATGTTGATAGTCAACACCAAGTCCACCGCCGACATTGATGCTATTTACGATAATATGATGACGCTCTAATTGATCCTGCAAGTCGTTAATTCGGTTGCAGAGTGCTTGGAAGTCACCCATATCTAGTATTTGGGAACCAATGTGAAAATGGAGTCCGACAAAATTGACATTCTTCATCTGACTTGCCTGTTCGATAATGGATTCCATGTCTCGCATGGCAATTCCAAATTTATTCTCTGCAAGTCCTGTCGTGATGTTGGCATGGGTGTGAGCACCAACGTCTGGATTGATGCGAAATGCTACATTAGCAATTTTGTTCTTGGCTCCTGCTAATTCATTTATTATTTCTAGTTCAGGTACGCTTTCTACATTAAAACACTGAATGCCAGCGTCTAGACCAAGATTGATTTCCCAGTCACTTTTCCCCACGCCTGCATAAACAATCTTTGAAGACGGGAAGCCTGCTTTTAACGATGCTTCTATTTCACCACCGCTAACACAATCAGCTCCTAAACCTGCTTGGCGAATGGTTTTTAGCACCTGGCTGTTGGCATTAGCCTTAATAGCATAATGGACACAGAATCCTTCATGCTTGTTGGCTTCAGTAGTAATGGCCTGCAGCGTTTGGCGTAGCAAATCCATATCATAATAGTAGAAAGGAGTTCGCATGGAAGCGAACCTCTCTATAGGAAAATGTCCTTTCATGTTGGTTTTTGGATGTGTTTATTTAAATAAATTGTCGCTTAGACTCTGTAATGCACGTTTCTTGTCCTCTTCACGAATGAGGAAGGATATGTTATAATTAGAACCTCCGTATGAGATCATGCGAACAGGAATATCCTTCATGGCATCCATAACTTTTGACTCAAAGCCAACGTTTTGCCAATCAAGATCGCCAACAACACAGATAATACACATTCCGGTATCAACGGTCACAGTACCATATTTCTTTAGCTCATCCATAATCTCACCAAGATGTGATGAGTTGTCGATACTCATTGATACACCAACTTCAGATGTACAAACCATGTCGATGGGTGTTTGGTAGCTTTCGAAAATTTCAAATACTTTGCGGAGGAAACCTGTTGCTAAGAGCATACGAGAAGACTTGATTTTGATGGCTGTAATGTTGTCTTTCGCAGCTACAGCCTTTATCTTTCCATATTCTGTTGCATTAGAAATGGTTGTACCTTCAGCATCAGGATCCATCGTATTTAAAAGACGAACAGGTATGCCGGCATATTTGGCAGGTTGTACACATGTAGGATGCAGAATCTTTGCTCCGAAGTATGCCAATTCTGCAGCTTCTTCAAACTGCAGTTGGTGTACAGGTTGTGTGTGGTCAACAACGCGTGGGTCATTATTGTGCATACCGTCAATATCTGTCCATATCTGAATTTCTTCGGCATTCAATGCTGCGCCAATTAACGATGCAGTATAGTCAGAACCTCCACGCTGCAAGTTGTCAATTTCTCCATAAGCATTCCGACAAATAAAACCTTGTGTAATGTAAACCTGTGCTCCCGGATTTTGTTCAATCTGAGCAGCCAGTTTTTCCTTGATGTAGACGGGATCAGGCTCTGCGTTTTTGTCGGTTCGCATAAAGTCGAGGGCGTTCAGTAACACGGCATTAATACCAATCTCTTTCATGTAGTTAACTACCATGTTCGTAGACATCATTTCGCCTTGTGCAACGATTGTCTTTTCCTCAAAAGATGTGAAGAGCTCTTTTGTGAAAGAACGCAAATAGTTAAATTCATCACGAAGGAATTCTGCAGTCTGTGTGCGATATTCGTCCTTGGTGTAAAGTTCGTCAAGATGCTTCATGTATTTACGTTCAAGGCCATTGATGACTTCATTTGCACCATCAGGATTCTTCTTATATAGATAATCTGATATCTCTACGAGAGAGTTGGTGGTTCCTGACATCGCAGAAAGAACAACAAAAACGGGTTCTCCTGACTTGGTGACTAGAGCTGTCACTTCTTTCATTCGCTGTGGCGTGCCTACAGAGGTTCCGCCGAATTTCATTACTTTCATGATTCTATAATGTTATTAGTTTCTTTTTCTTCCTCTTCTGCAATACAAATTTTGTTGTAGTCGTTTGTAACCTCTTCAAAATGTCCATCATGACAATGGTAAACGATACCTGGATACTTGTCGAGTAAAGGCATATTATGGGTTGTCATGATGACTGCTGTTCCTGTTTGGGATATCTGTCGTAATAACTGCATGATACCATCAGCTGTTTCAGGATCAAGGTTTCCTGTTGGTTCGTCTGCAACGATTAACTTCGGTGAGTTAAGAATAGCACGTGCTATAGCGATACGTTGTTGTTCTCCTCCAGATAATTCGTGAGGCATCTTGTCTTTCTTGTCAAGTAAATCAACATCAAAAAGAACTTTGTCAATACGCTCGTCGATCTCTTTGCCGTTATTCCATCCTGTGGCTTTTAAGACAAACCGCAGATTCTTATACACGTTGCGATCTCCCAATAGTTGGAAGTCTTGAAATATAATGCCCATTTGTTTGCGAAGGGCTGGCACTTGTTTGCGTTTTAGTGTCAGCATGTCGCTACCAAGTACTTGAGCAATTTCTGCTTTATCAATATCAAGTTCATTATAGATTGTTTTTAGTAATGTACTTTTGCCAGAGCCAACCTTACCTATTATATATATGAACTCGCCATTGTCTACATGAAAATCAACATCACTTAAAACGGTGATGCCATCTTTCTGACAAATAGTTGCTTTCTTGTATTCTATGAGCATATTCTTTTGAATTTAATCCATTGTACCTGCGGCTTTTGCCTTCCTGCGTTGTATATCCCAGTTGGGATCATGGCGTTTGTGCAGTTCTTCTGCAAGGTCTTCAATTCGCAACCCTTTACTTGTAAGCAATACCAAAAGATGATAAAGCATATCTGATGCTTCGTAAATCAGATGCTCATCAGTTCCGTTTGTTGCTTCAATGACTGTTTCCAATGCTTCTTCGCCAACCTTTTGAGCCATTTTGTTAATACCATCTCGGAATAGCTTCGTTGTATAACTTCCCTCTGGCATTTCCTGATGACGCTTTTCAATGAAATCTTGAAGTTCAGACAAAAATGTGATTGCAGGTTTTTCGTTTATTTCACCCCAGCATGTGTCTGTTCCCTTGTGACAAGTTGGGCCAGATGGATGTACTTTTACTAACAACGTGTCATTATCACAGTCAATGTCAATGCTGACCAGATGGAGAAAGTTACCACTTGTCTCACCCTTTGTCCAAAGGGTCTCGCGGGTTCTACTCCAGAAGGTTACCTTACCTGTTTCGATAGTTTTTTTGTAGGCTTCTTCATTCATGAAGCCCAGCATGAGTACATTTCGAGTGTCTGCATCTTGTATGATTGCAGGCACAAGCCCTCCCATTTTATTGAAATCTATTGTCATAGTCTAATGTTTATTCCTTCTTTTCTTAAATAATCTTTTAATTCCATGATGGGTATCTCACCAAAGTGAAATACACTGGCAGCTAATGCTGCATCTGCATGTCCTTGGATAAATACATCACGAAAGTGCTCTTTACATCCAGCACCACCGCTTGCAATAATTGGAATTTGCAGATTGTCTGCTAACTGTGCTAACGCCTCGTTGGCGTAGCCAGCTTTTACGCCATCGTGGTCCATGCTAGTAAATAGAATCTCGCCCGCGCCGCGTTCTTGTACCTCGTGTGCCCATTCAAAAAGACTGCGCTCCGTTCGTTCACGTCCTCCCTTTAGATAGCAATGCCATCCGTCTTCGTCTTTACGTGCATCAATAGCAACGACACACACTTGACTGCCAAAGCGGGTAGAAATTTCTTCAATTAGATACGGATGACGAATAGCTGCACTATTGATGCTAACTTTATCGGCACCTGCATATAGCATACGCTCAACATCGGATAGTTCATTGATTCCTCCACCAACCGTAAAAGGTATGTTAATATGCTGTGCAACTTTACTAACCATATCGGTAAATGTTTTTCGACCCTCATAGCTGGCTGTAATATCAAGGAAAACTAATTCGTCGGCACCGGCCTCGCTATAGGCTTTACCAAGTTCTACAGGGTCGCCCGCGCTGCGTAGGTCAACGAAATTCACGCCTTTTACAGTCTCACCGTCTTTTACGTCTAAACAGGGTATGATGCGTTTTGCCAATCCCATAGTTCTTTTAGATTAATTTTTCCTTCGTATATAGCCTTTCCAAATACTACAGATGGAATGTCTGCAGCGTTGAGCTCTTTTATATCGTCAATGCTACTTACACCACCGCTTGCAATGAGGTTTAGGGTGGGGTAGGCAGACATTACCTCTTTATATAATAAAATAGCAGGTCCTGATAGGGTGCCATCTTTGGAAATGTCGGTGCATAGTACATTCTTAACTCCCATGTCTACATAGCGCTTCAAGAAAGGTAGTAATTCTTCTTCGGAATTATCTTTCCATCCATTGATACTTATATAACCATTTCTTACGTCTGCGCCAAGAATAATTCGATCTGGACCATATATTTGAAGCCATTTCTTAAATAGCTCAGGATTAGAAACGGCAATAGATCCAATTGTGACCATGCTAGCCCCTGCATCAAAAGCTTTTTTTATATCATCGTCTGTTTTAATGCCGCCTCCAAAATCAACGACAAGTGATGTGTTGGTTGTGATTCGTCTGAGCACGTCGTCATTGATTATGTGCTTTGATTTAGCTCCATCAAGATCGACTACGTGTAGGCGCTTATAGCCGATACTCTCAAATTGGATAGCCATCTCCATGGGATCACCATAAATGGTTTTTTGAGAATAGTCGCCCTTTGTCAGTCTGACACAATGTCCATCAATGATATCTATAGCGGGAATTAATTCTATCATAATTCTAAGAAATTCTTGATGATTCTTTCGCCGACACAACCACTTTTTTCTGGATGAAACTGTGTCGCATAAAAATTATCTTTGTGAAGTGCTGCACTATACGGTTGAATATAGTTAGCTTCAGCAATAGTTTCCTCGCAAAGTGGAACATAGTAACTATGTACAAAGTAAACATACTGTGATTCTACTTTTTCCATTAAGGCAGATTTCGTGTTGTAGAGTTTGTTCCATCCCATGCATGGTACTTTGTCTTCGTGTTGAACTGGGGAGAAACGCTTGACAGGTACATTAAATATGCCAAGACAATCTACGTCTCCTTCTTCAGAGTGGCTGCAAAGTAATTGTTGGCCAATGCAAATTCCCAATACAGGTTGTGTTAAGGAACGTATAACTTCGTCTAGTTTGTGCTCGCGTAGATAGGTCATGGCACCAAGAGCCTCCCCTTGCCCGGGAAACAATACTCGGTCTGCGTTACGCAATTGCTGAGCATCATCAGTCAATAGCGGCTCCACGCCTAAACGCCTCAGTGCATTCATTACTGAGTAAATGTTTCCTGCATTGTATTTAACTACTGCTACCTGCATTTTAAATCAACTGAATATAATAGTTTTGTTTTTATA from the Prevotella sp. E15-22 genome contains:
- the hisH gene encoding imidazole glycerol phosphate synthase subunit HisH; amino-acid sequence: MQVAVVKYNAGNIYSVMNALRRLGVEPLLTDDAQQLRNADRVLFPGQGEALGAMTYLREHKLDEVIRSLTQPVLGICIGQQLLCSHSEEGDVDCLGIFNVPVKRFSPVQHEDKVPCMGWNKLYNTKSALMEKVESQYVYFVHSYYVPLCEETIAEANYIQPYSAALHKDNFYATQFHPEKSGCVGERIIKNFLEL
- a CDS encoding aspartate kinase codes for the protein MKVMKFGGTSVGTPQRMKEVTALVTKSGEPVFVVLSAMSGTTNSLVEISDYLYKKNPDGANEVINGLERKYMKHLDELYTKDEYRTQTAEFLRDEFNYLRSFTKELFTSFEEKTIVAQGEMMSTNMVVNYMKEIGINAVLLNALDFMRTDKNAEPDPVYIKEKLAAQIEQNPGAQVYITQGFICRNAYGEIDNLQRGGSDYTASLIGAALNAEEIQIWTDIDGMHNNDPRVVDHTQPVHQLQFEEAAELAYFGAKILHPTCVQPAKYAGIPVRLLNTMDPDAEGTTISNATEYGKIKAVAAKDNITAIKIKSSRMLLATGFLRKVFEIFESYQTPIDMVCTSEVGVSMSIDNSSHLGEIMDELKKYGTVTVDTGMCIICVVGDLDWQNVGFESKVMDAMKDIPVRMISYGGSNYNISFLIREEDKKRALQSLSDNLFK
- a CDS encoding cell division ATP-binding protein FtsE; amino-acid sequence: MLIEYKKATICQKDGITVLSDVDFHVDNGEFIYIIGKVGSGKSTLLKTIYNELDIDKAEIAQVLGSDMLTLKRKQVPALRKQMGIIFQDFQLLGDRNVYKNLRFVLKATGWNNGKEIDERIDKVLFDVDLLDKKDKMPHELSGGEQQRIAIARAILNSPKLIVADEPTGNLDPETADGIMQLLRQISQTGTAVIMTTHNMPLLDKYPGIVYHCHDGHFEEVTNDYNKICIAEEEEKETNNIIES
- the hisA gene encoding 1-(5-phosphoribosyl)-5-[(5-phosphoribosylamino)methylideneamino]imidazole-4-carboxamide isomerase → MIELIPAIDIIDGHCVRLTKGDYSQKTIYGDPMEMAIQFESIGYKRLHVVDLDGAKSKHIINDDVLRRITTNTSLVVDFGGGIKTDDDIKKAFDAGASMVTIGSIAVSNPELFKKWLQIYGPDRIILGADVRNGYISINGWKDNSEEELLPFLKRYVDMGVKNVLCTDISKDGTLSGPAILLYKEVMSAYPTLNLIASGGVSSIDDIKELNAADIPSVVFGKAIYEGKINLKELWDWQNASYPV
- the hisIE gene encoding bifunctional phosphoribosyl-AMP cyclohydrolase/phosphoribosyl-ATP diphosphatase HisIE — its product is MTIDFNKMGGLVPAIIQDADTRNVLMLGFMNEEAYKKTIETGKVTFWSRTRETLWTKGETSGNFLHLVSIDIDCDNDTLLVKVHPSGPTCHKGTDTCWGEINEKPAITFLSELQDFIEKRHQEMPEGSYTTKLFRDGINKMAQKVGEEALETVIEATNGTDEHLIYEASDMLYHLLVLLTSKGLRIEDLAEELHKRHDPNWDIQRRKAKAAGTMD
- the lysA gene encoding diaminopimelate decarboxylase, translating into MKGHFPIERFASMRTPFYYYDMDLLRQTLQAITTEANKHEGFCVHYAIKANANSQVLKTIRQAGLGADCVSGGEIEASLKAGFPSSKIVYAGVGKSDWEINLGLDAGIQCFNVESVPELEIINELAGAKNKIANVAFRINPDVGAHTHANITTGLAENKFGIAMRDMESIIEQASQMKNVNFVGLHFHIGSQILDMGDFQALCNRINDLQDQLERHHIIVNSINVGGGLGVDYQHPNRIPIPDFKAYFDTYAKRLKLRPGQTLHFELGRAVVAQMGSLITRTLYIKNGAAKKFCIVDAGMTDLIRPALYQAYHKIENISSEEPFETYDVVGPICESSDVFAKQVDLNSTKRGDFIAIRSAGAYGEIMASQYNCRPLPVGYTSDEL
- the hisF gene encoding imidazole glycerol phosphate synthase subunit HisF — protein: MGLAKRIIPCLDVKDGETVKGVNFVDLRSAGDPVELGKAYSEAGADELVFLDITASYEGRKTFTDMVSKVAQHINIPFTVGGGINELSDVERMLYAGADKVSINSAAIRHPYLIEEISTRFGSQVCVVAIDARKDEDGWHCYLKGGRERTERSLFEWAHEVQERGAGEILFTSMDHDGVKAGYANEALAQLADNLQIPIIASGGAGCKEHFRDVFIQGHADAALAASVFHFGEIPIMELKDYLRKEGINIRL